ATATCGATTTTCATCTCCCACGTCACTCGTCATTTGATCAAGTGTATTGCGGGCAAATAGGATTGTTACAATTAGTCAGTAACAGTGAATCCCATAGAACGAGCAGTACCTTCGATCATACGCATTGCAGACTCAATGTTTGCAGCGTTCAAATCTGGCATCTTAGTTTCAGCGATTTGTTGTACTTGTGCACGAGTTACAGTTGCAACTTTCGTTTTGTTCGGTGTACCTGAACCTTTTTCAACACCTGCAGCTTTTTTCAAAAGAACAGCAGCTGGTGGTGTTTTTGTAACGAAATCGAATGATTTGTCTTCATAAACAGTGATAACAACTGGGATGATCATACCAGCTTGATCAGCTGTACGAGCGTTAAACTCTTTGGTGAATCCCATGATGTTGATACCTGCTTGACCAAGCGCTGGACCAACCGGTGGAGCTGGAGTAGCTTTACCAGCAGGGATTTGCAATTTTACAAGTTTTTCGACTTTTTTAGCCATTTCTTAAATCCTCCTTTGTGGTTTTGGCGGTAATTACAGATTTTTACCTCCCACAAGTATGCTTTGTGCATACCTTTCTATTATACACGATTTCTCATTTTTTGCAAGAAAAAATTAAAATATAGTAAACTTTTTTTTCGTTTTATGATAGAATGAAGCTATGTTAATCAAAGTTGCTTCTGTATTATTTATTTTTTTAACGCTGATTCTGAGCGGCATCATTGTTCACCTCTTTAAACTCCAAAAAAGAGGATGGCGATCCACCGATATTGCCTTTCCTTTATTTGCCTTGGAGTACTACCTGATCTCAGACAGCGCCTTTTATCACAGCCTCTTACCGCTGCTAGCTTTAAGCCTTTCGCTTTTAGCCTTGGGGCTAACGATTTATTTCTTAAAAAAGAAAAAGTGTTTTTATTACCCTAGATTTATCAAATACTTCTGGCGTGCTGGATTTCTAGTTACCTTCTTGCTCTATCTAATTCTAACCGCTAGTTTGTTTATCTAATACCAAAAGGAGGCTGGGACAAAAGTCCTAGCCTCTCAATTATTTTTAGATTGTCGAGCAAGACGCAGTGGTTGAGTGGGCTCTACTACGCTGATTTCATCAGCTTTTACAGCCCTACTCAACTGTGCGGAGGTGGGACGACGAAATCGAATTCTAACGAATTACCGATTTCTGTCCCACTCTCTTTTTTTATTTTTTCCGATGAAAGAACCAGCCCACTAGTTTCTTGAAGACTTGAATCAAGATGAGAGCAAGAACGGCCATGATGGCGCAGATAAGCAGCGTTTGGATCCTCAAGGGGCTCATGTTGAAGAATCTACCTAAGATACTACTTGAAACCAGGAAGGCTAGGATATTTCCTAGAAGAACCAGTCTCTTGTAGTGATTGAGAGGCTGGGATTCTTGGTAGATGATGGTAAATCCAACGAAGGCCATCAAGCAGATGGCTGCACTTGAGAGTTCTTCCGATCTCATGCCAAATGTTGAAGAGAGCAACACCAAACTAAAGATCAATATAAAATCCGTCAAGGCAGCAGGTAGCGCATTTTTAAAGACCGTTTCGATAAAGCGCCCTTTGATGCGCTCGCTATTGGGCTCAAGCGCTAGGAAGAATCCTGGAATCCCAATCGTAAAACCACTGATCAAAGACATCTGCGACGGCATGATGGGATAGGTAAAGGCTAAGAGCGTCACAGAGATGGCCAACAAAATGGAAAAGATATTCTTGATCAAAAAGAGACTGGCTGATCGTTGAATATTATTGACCACCCGCCGCCCTTCTGCCACGATGGACGGCATCTTCCCAAAGTCAGAATCTAGCAAGACCACTTGCGCCATCTTTTTGGTCGCATCATTTCCAGATTCCATCGCAATACTACAATCCGCTGTTTTGAGGGCCAGAATATCGTTGACGCCATCTCCGGTCATGGTGACTTTATGCCCCTTTGCCTGCAAGCCTTCTACAAGGCTTTTCTTTTGCTC
Above is a window of Streptococcus sp. LPB0220 DNA encoding:
- the rplK gene encoding 50S ribosomal protein L11 — its product is MAKKVEKLVKLQIPAGKATPAPPVGPALGQAGINIMGFTKEFNARTADQAGMIIPVVITVYEDKSFDFVTKTPPAAVLLKKAAGVEKGSGTPNKTKVATVTRAQVQQIAETKMPDLNAANIESAMRMIEGTARSMGFTVTD
- a CDS encoding DUF3397 family protein; protein product: MLIKVASVLFIFLTLILSGIIVHLFKLQKRGWRSTDIAFPLFALEYYLISDSAFYHSLLPLLALSLSLLALGLTIYFLKKKKCFYYPRFIKYFWRAGFLVTFLLYLILTASLFI